A section of the Alkalihalobacillus sp. LMS39 genome encodes:
- a CDS encoding cobalamin-dependent protein (Presence of a B(12) (cobalamin)-binding domain implies dependence on cobalamin itself, in one of its several forms, or in some unusual lineages, dependence on a cobalamin-like analog.) yields the protein MYDYARHLAMEFLKGDHFTSWSLIQQQIDDGMSSYFIFDYVLRDAMFYIGHMWENNEIGVADEHLATSICDYVLTRYNFDRHPLTNREKRAMFFCVEGEEHYLGAKMASSLFQEAGWDVKYLGPNLPLEYALFNAKKWRPDVIGLSITLPLHLPKLKDYVYSLEHLPHRPKVIVGSRLIEKYDFTPFISNQTVLAKEVTDIEPFIEQYLMKVIE from the coding sequence TAAAAGGGGACCATTTCACAAGTTGGTCACTCATCCAACAACAAATTGATGATGGGATGAGTTCTTATTTTATATTTGATTACGTTCTTCGTGATGCGATGTTTTATATTGGCCATATGTGGGAAAATAATGAAATAGGCGTTGCTGACGAACATTTGGCCACTTCCATATGTGATTATGTTTTAACAAGATATAATTTCGATCGCCACCCGTTAACAAATCGTGAAAAACGCGCGATGTTCTTTTGTGTTGAAGGTGAAGAACATTATTTAGGTGCAAAAATGGCTTCTTCCCTTTTTCAGGAGGCTGGTTGGGACGTAAAGTATTTAGGGCCTAACCTTCCTTTAGAATATGCTCTCTTTAATGCAAAAAAATGGCGCCCTGATGTTATCGGTCTATCGATTACATTACCTTTACATTTACCAAAATTAAAAGACTATGTTTATTCACTAGAACATTTGCCACATCGGCCAAAAGTCATTGTTGGTAGTCGCTTAATTGAAAAATATGACTTTACTCCGTTCATCTCAAATCAAACAGTGCTCGCAAAAGAAGTAACGGATATAGAGCCATTTATCGAGCAATATTTAATGAAAGTCATTGAATAG
- a CDS encoding CheR family methyltransferase, giving the protein MDTKGIVSQLPIHNDTTNIEKIDDKVTDFKIVGIGASAGSLEVLNELFEDIYPMNGMAYIIVQHLSPNYKSHMKDLLSKKTNMKIVQTTNQMVVEPNHIYLIPPQHNVTLCNRVLELSEYTKGVSMNFPIDHFFTSLAEEKGSDAIAIILSGKGWDGTTGVESVFEAGGTVIIQSEKTAKFKDMPRNAIQTGKVDHVFSAKEMATFINEISNGKKPTDYLNFGDQDIDDILTQIFALINRKSGVDFSSYKKASILRRIEKRVNVNKLNFKTLHEYKEYLIGNPSEIVSLQNDLLINVTEFFRDKKAFEIIEHKVIPEIVNEKIAKGEQEIRLWVAGCSTGEEAYSLAMLLAEYLEDFPEPMDFKIFATDLDKEAIKKASEGAYIQQSVIGITEERLKRFFSVENNYYKVRHSIREKVIFAPHNIAKDSPFVNLDFISCRNMLIYFQPDLQKKILSMFHFSLQTNGYLFLGPSESVNKLTNLFHSVDPKWKLYKNINGRESKSTSMRHLESKSNDMRTSDQMYQSYLDNRPFKRLDDVYKILLEQYIHPFIIVDNENNVVISGGNVTQFLRIPHGSITFNILKLLPTHLSVAINTALKKVRDTNEKIVYPNLKMQEGNERIHLKVEPFGEENQHLTFICFEIINTDQNVKSEIEANEYDLDDNIQQLIIDLENELSFTKEHLQTTIEELETSNEEYQSTNEELIAANEEMQSSNEELQSVNDELLNVNAEHEEKIQQLIDLNNDMDNLLVSTNVATVFLDEDLKIKRFTPQVTVLINLLEVDIGRPLSHISHHLLYDDLLHDAADVLRKHHRLQKEVNSKDGKWYSLRIYPYRTRENYIKGVVITFVDITDIKKTNNDLILRSFALEQSPASIVITNTGGEIEYVNARFTEQLGYSKQEVVGAPLHDILNSGEGQKEFQNSWDTVSLGKKWSGDCLVQNKKGQQRWESVVFLPIINSDDSVTQYLRVAEDITDRKIAEDLLRKSEMLSALGELAAGIAHEIRNPLTALKGFIQLMQAEGDSNQSYLGIMLSEFNRIESIINELLVLARPHVVKYEDTNINTVLYDVTMLLETQAIISNISIQSNYGENLPTIQCVEKEIKQVVINLIKNAIEAMTNGGTISITTSEEERFVVIEVQDEGKGIPKDRMDKIGQPFYTTKEKGTGLGLMVSYRIIENHNGLMLFESEENKGTKVTLKLPIQQ; this is encoded by the coding sequence TTGGATACGAAAGGAATAGTTAGCCAACTTCCAATTCATAACGATACGACAAATATAGAAAAAATAGATGATAAAGTTACAGATTTTAAAATTGTTGGAATCGGAGCATCAGCAGGAAGCCTTGAAGTGTTAAACGAGTTATTTGAAGATATATATCCGATGAATGGTATGGCCTATATTATTGTTCAACATCTATCTCCTAATTATAAGAGTCATATGAAAGATTTATTATCAAAAAAAACAAATATGAAAATCGTGCAGACGACTAATCAAATGGTCGTTGAACCTAACCATATTTATTTAATACCGCCCCAGCACAATGTTACGTTGTGTAACAGAGTACTAGAATTATCGGAATATACAAAAGGGGTGTCTATGAACTTCCCGATTGATCACTTTTTTACCTCGCTAGCAGAGGAGAAAGGGAGTGATGCTATTGCGATTATTTTATCAGGCAAAGGCTGGGATGGAACTACAGGGGTAGAGTCTGTATTTGAGGCAGGCGGTACAGTTATTATTCAAAGTGAAAAAACAGCGAAGTTTAAAGACATGCCCCGTAATGCAATACAAACAGGCAAAGTCGATCATGTTTTTTCGGCAAAAGAAATGGCAACATTTATTAATGAAATATCAAATGGGAAAAAGCCAACAGACTATTTGAATTTTGGCGACCAAGACATTGACGATATTTTAACTCAAATTTTTGCTTTAATTAATAGAAAAAGCGGAGTTGATTTTTCTAGTTATAAGAAAGCAAGCATTCTTAGGCGCATAGAAAAAAGAGTGAATGTTAATAAATTGAATTTTAAAACATTACATGAATATAAAGAATATTTAATCGGAAATCCGTCTGAGATTGTTTCATTACAAAATGATTTATTAATTAATGTTACTGAGTTTTTTCGAGATAAAAAAGCGTTTGAAATCATTGAACATAAAGTGATTCCAGAGATAGTCAATGAAAAAATCGCAAAAGGGGAACAAGAAATTCGGTTGTGGGTAGCGGGGTGTTCAACCGGAGAAGAAGCGTATTCTTTAGCGATGTTGCTAGCAGAATACTTGGAAGACTTCCCAGAACCAATGGACTTTAAAATATTTGCTACAGATTTAGATAAAGAGGCGATTAAGAAAGCTTCTGAAGGTGCGTATATTCAACAATCGGTCATTGGCATTACGGAAGAACGGTTAAAGCGATTTTTTAGTGTCGAGAACAATTATTATAAAGTACGCCATAGTATTCGTGAAAAAGTGATTTTTGCGCCACATAATATAGCGAAGGATTCACCTTTTGTCAATTTAGACTTTATTAGCTGTCGTAATATGCTTATTTATTTCCAGCCTGACTTACAGAAAAAGATATTATCGATGTTTCACTTTTCCCTTCAAACAAACGGCTATTTATTTTTAGGACCAAGTGAATCCGTGAACAAGCTAACGAATTTATTTCATTCGGTAGACCCGAAATGGAAGTTATATAAAAACATCAATGGGAGAGAATCAAAATCGACATCTATGCGTCACCTCGAGTCAAAAAGTAATGACATGAGAACAAGTGACCAGATGTACCAATCTTATTTAGATAATCGACCTTTTAAACGACTTGATGATGTTTATAAAATATTATTAGAACAATATATTCACCCGTTTATTATCGTGGATAATGAGAATAATGTCGTGATTTCAGGAGGGAATGTAACGCAATTTCTTCGTATTCCCCACGGAAGTATTACGTTTAATATATTAAAGTTACTTCCTACTCATCTATCGGTTGCCATTAATACGGCATTAAAAAAGGTAAGGGATACGAATGAAAAGATAGTATATCCGAACTTGAAAATGCAAGAAGGCAATGAAAGAATTCATTTAAAGGTCGAACCATTTGGTGAAGAAAATCAGCATTTAACATTTATATGCTTTGAGATTATAAATACCGACCAAAATGTGAAAAGCGAGATAGAAGCGAATGAGTATGACTTAGACGATAATATTCAACAATTGATTATCGATTTGGAAAATGAATTGAGCTTTACAAAAGAGCATTTACAAACAACCATTGAAGAGTTAGAAACATCTAATGAAGAATATCAATCTACGAATGAAGAATTAATTGCAGCAAATGAAGAAATGCAAAGCTCTAATGAGGAACTTCAGTCTGTCAATGACGAATTATTAAATGTCAATGCCGAGCATGAAGAGAAAATCCAACAATTAATAGATTTAAATAATGATATGGATAATTTACTCGTAAGTACAAATGTGGCGACTGTCTTTTTAGATGAAGATTTGAAAATAAAACGGTTCACACCACAAGTAACCGTATTAATTAATTTATTAGAAGTCGATATCGGCCGACCATTATCTCATATCTCACATCACTTATTGTATGACGATTTACTTCATGATGCGGCAGACGTCTTACGAAAGCATCATCGCTTACAAAAAGAAGTGAATAGTAAAGATGGCAAATGGTATAGTTTAAGAATTTACCCTTATCGAACACGGGAAAATTATATTAAAGGTGTTGTCATCACATTTGTTGATATTACAGATATAAAGAAAACGAATAATGACTTAATTCTTCGTTCCTTTGCATTAGAACAATCACCGGCTAGTATCGTCATTACAAATACGGGTGGCGAGATTGAATATGTAAATGCCCGATTTACAGAACAACTTGGGTATTCAAAACAAGAAGTTGTGGGCGCTCCTTTACATGACATTTTAAATAGCGGAGAAGGTCAAAAAGAATTTCAAAATTCTTGGGATACCGTCAGCTTAGGAAAAAAATGGTCTGGTGATTGCTTAGTGCAAAACAAAAAAGGTCAGCAAAGGTGGGAGTCTGTTGTCTTCTTACCTATCATTAATAGTGATGATTCCGTTACCCAATATTTAAGGGTAGCTGAAGATATAACAGACCGAAAAATCGCTGAAGATTTGTTACGTAAATCAGAAATGTTATCTGCATTAGGAGAACTTGCAGCGGGGATAGCGCATGAAATCAGAAATCCTTTAACCGCGTTAAAAGGGTTTATCCAATTGATGCAGGCAGAAGGGGACTCAAACCAATCATATTTAGGCATAATGTTGTCTGAGTTCAATCGAATTGAATCGATTATTAATGAGTTGCTCGTATTAGCAAGACCACATGTTGTGAAGTATGAAGATACAAACATTAACACTGTCCTTTATGATGTCACGATGTTGCTTGAAACCCAAGCGATTATAAGCAATATTTCAATTCAAAGTAATTATGGTGAAAATCTGCCGACGATTCAATGTGTAGAAAAAGAAATAAAGCAAGTCGTCATTAACTTAATCAAAAATGCGATAGAAGCGATGACAAACGGTGGAACGATCTCCATTACAACAAGTGAAGAGGAACGGTTCGTCGTAATCGAAGTCCAGGATGAAGGAAAAGGGATTCCTAAAGACCGAATGGATAAAATCGGACAACCTTTTTATACAACAAAAGAAAAAGGCACAGGACTTGGCTTAATGGTTAGCTACCGTATTATTGAAAATCATAATGGTTTAATGCTGTTTGAAAGTGAAGAAAACAAAGGAACAAAAGTAACACTCAAACTACCAATCCAACAGTAA
- a CDS encoding chemotaxis protein produces the protein MFEGNNSKILLESGTNELEIIMFNVGNSTFGINVLKVREIIQPLPITETPNGHPFVEGVIRLRDEVIPVVDLAKVLHFPPSADGSTDKFIIAELNKLKVAFHVHNVSRIHRISWEQIEKPSHLSKGEQAQTIGIVKLEGEMSLLLDFEKIVVDINPEAGLQTSQLSVLGPRERSTKKIIVAEDSAILRKLLQDTLQAAGYENVQFFENGKLAWEHLSEVAKEETDITEHVHLIISDIEMPQMDGHHFTKLIKQHPKLVDVPVIIFSSIISSDLQHKGESVGAIAQVSKPEIVELVNYIDKYIL, from the coding sequence ATGTTTGAAGGGAACAACAGTAAAATACTACTTGAGAGCGGTACTAACGAACTAGAGATTATTATGTTTAATGTTGGGAATAGTACATTTGGAATTAATGTATTAAAAGTAAGGGAAATTATTCAACCACTGCCAATTACGGAAACTCCGAATGGACATCCCTTTGTAGAAGGTGTCATTCGATTACGAGATGAAGTTATCCCTGTTGTGGATTTAGCGAAAGTATTACATTTCCCACCTTCAGCAGATGGAAGTACAGATAAATTTATTATTGCAGAATTAAATAAATTAAAAGTAGCGTTTCACGTGCATAATGTCTCAAGGATTCATCGCATTTCATGGGAACAAATTGAAAAGCCAAGTCATCTCTCTAAAGGAGAGCAAGCCCAAACTATTGGAATTGTGAAACTTGAAGGCGAAATGTCTTTGTTGCTTGATTTTGAAAAAATTGTTGTAGATATTAATCCTGAAGCAGGCTTACAAACATCACAATTATCTGTTCTTGGACCGCGAGAAAGGTCAACGAAGAAAATCATTGTGGCAGAAGATTCTGCGATATTACGAAAATTATTACAAGATACACTACAGGCTGCAGGATATGAAAATGTTCAGTTTTTTGAAAATGGCAAGTTAGCCTGGGAGCATTTAAGTGAGGTTGCCAAAGAAGAGACAGACATTACAGAACATGTTCATTTAATTATTTCTGATATTGAAATGCCACAAATGGATGGACACCATTTTACAAAATTAATTAAACAACATCCAAAGCTTGTCGATGTTCCAGTCATTATCTTTTCTTCTATTATTAGTTCAGATTTACAGCATAAAGGCGAAAGTGTGGGAGCAATTGCACAAGTAAGTAAGCCAGAAATTGTTGAGCTTGTGAACTATATTGATAAATATATCCTGTAA
- a CDS encoding ABC transporter ATP-binding protein, whose protein sequence is MNMPEELIYLNNITVKKLNKAIVSNVTWKVKKGENWAILGLNGSGKTSILKVVTGYEWPVTGKVHVLGNRYGTVNVQEVRKKIGWVSSALDERFSTRPNDTAFEVVLSGKFASVGVYETIKPSDITDVELTLALFQIEALSNQPFRTLSQGEQKKVMLARAWIAKPDLLILDEPCNGLDLFSREQLLNSIQAASNEKVAPTMVYVTHHIDEILPCFTHCLLIKDGQIYAQGKKEEILIPELLSQAFNLKLAVSWDNERAWIKVIK, encoded by the coding sequence ATGAATATGCCTGAAGAATTGATTTATCTAAACAACATAACAGTAAAGAAACTAAATAAAGCAATTGTTTCAAATGTGACATGGAAAGTAAAAAAAGGGGAAAACTGGGCAATACTTGGATTAAATGGGTCGGGTAAAACGTCAATATTAAAAGTTGTGACGGGTTATGAATGGCCAGTAACTGGAAAAGTACATGTATTAGGGAATCGTTATGGCACGGTGAATGTGCAAGAAGTTCGTAAAAAGATAGGCTGGGTCAGTTCAGCATTAGATGAAAGGTTTTCTACGAGGCCAAATGATACAGCTTTTGAAGTTGTCCTAAGTGGGAAATTTGCATCTGTTGGTGTTTATGAAACGATAAAACCATCCGATATAACAGATGTAGAGTTAACATTAGCACTATTTCAAATTGAAGCTTTATCAAACCAACCTTTCCGAACGTTATCACAAGGAGAACAAAAGAAAGTCATGTTAGCTAGAGCATGGATTGCAAAACCGGACTTGCTTATTCTTGATGAACCTTGTAATGGTCTTGATCTTTTTTCTCGAGAACAGCTTTTAAACTCTATTCAAGCTGCTTCAAACGAAAAAGTGGCACCAACAATGGTGTATGTGACACATCACATTGATGAAATTTTGCCTTGTTTTACTCATTGTTTATTGATAAAAGATGGTCAAATTTATGCGCAAGGAAAAAAAGAAGAAATCTTGATACCAGAATTACTTTCTCAAGCATTCAACTTAAAATTAGCCGTTTCATGGGATAATGAGCGTGCTTGGATTAAGGTAATAAAATAA
- a CDS encoding DUF2535 family protein produces MYKNEIEMIHTNGKKIIIKDIPFVTEEKEKFHLKWQVEKLIDQINGKQRPNDVYSFKEVD; encoded by the coding sequence TTGTATAAAAATGAAATTGAAATGATTCATACAAACGGGAAAAAAATAATCATTAAAGACATACCATTTGTCACAGAAGAAAAAGAAAAGTTTCATTTAAAATGGCAAGTGGAGAAACTCATTGATCAAATCAATGGAAAGCAACGTCCTAATGACGTGTACTCGTTTAAAGAGGTTGATTGA
- a CDS encoding dipeptidase — protein MRVIDTHCDALLKLWEDRRRDFTSNDIETNIHRLREGNVWIQCFAIFVEPTIKNDQKFQVVLDQIQLFFEKVITPNPQMKHIKSWEDIMQLEENETGAILTLEGVDPIGDDLERLKLLYHLGVLSVGLTWNQANLCADGIGEPRGAGLTCLGKDLVSLNNEHRILTDVSHLSEAGFWDVLETAHYPIATHSNAKSLCSHRRNLTDEQLKAMIKKQAPIGVVFHPYFLENEGTATIASIVNHIEHVCSLGGKQQICFGSDFDGIPSTVSGLHHAGDYQNLINELLKHFTEEEVRGFAYQNFLNHLPS, from the coding sequence ATGAGAGTAATTGATACACATTGTGATGCACTATTGAAATTGTGGGAGGATAGAAGGAGAGACTTCACCTCAAACGACATTGAAACGAATATCCATCGGTTACGAGAAGGAAATGTTTGGATTCAGTGCTTTGCTATTTTTGTTGAACCGACGATAAAAAATGATCAAAAGTTTCAAGTTGTTCTTGACCAAATTCAACTTTTCTTTGAGAAAGTCATTACACCAAATCCTCAAATGAAACATATTAAATCATGGGAAGATATTATGCAGTTAGAGGAAAATGAGACAGGAGCCATTCTTACGTTAGAAGGAGTTGACCCAATTGGTGATGATTTAGAACGTTTAAAGTTGCTATATCATCTTGGTGTTTTATCGGTTGGTTTAACGTGGAATCAGGCGAATTTATGTGCCGACGGAATTGGGGAACCAAGAGGAGCTGGATTAACATGCCTAGGAAAAGACCTTGTTTCATTAAACAATGAACATCGAATTTTGACCGATGTTTCTCATCTAAGTGAAGCGGGATTTTGGGATGTTCTTGAGACCGCTCATTATCCGATTGCGACCCATTCGAATGCAAAATCATTATGTTCTCATCGTCGTAATTTAACAGATGAACAACTAAAGGCGATGATAAAAAAACAAGCCCCTATTGGTGTAGTGTTTCATCCATATTTTCTTGAAAATGAAGGAACAGCGACTATTGCGAGTATTGTAAACCATATAGAACATGTATGTTCCCTTGGTGGGAAACAACAAATTTGCTTCGGTTCTGATTTTGACGGCATTCCAAGTACAGTTTCTGGTCTTCATCATGCTGGCGACTATCAAAACCTCATTAATGAACTGTTAAAACATTTTACGGAAGAAGAAGTTAGAGGGTTTGCCTACCAAAACTTTTTAAACCATCTACCTTCGTAA
- a CDS encoding Hsp20/alpha crystallin family protein, translating to MKDDKNLPNLLHQSYSDFLKSIDSFFHHSFQNFHNHGMFQPSFPVKTYETDTEFIIEAELPGVKKEQIKLDIHQNHVRIAVKHVESIKEQDDSSQVVSHYESEQISERIIALPFQATTPKAKYENGILTIRFPNRRKTIKID from the coding sequence ATGAAAGACGATAAAAATTTACCGAACTTACTGCATCAATCTTATAGTGACTTTTTAAAATCAATTGACTCATTTTTTCATCACTCATTTCAAAATTTTCATAACCATGGAATGTTCCAGCCTTCTTTCCCTGTTAAAACGTATGAGACAGATACTGAATTTATTATTGAAGCCGAGCTACCAGGAGTAAAAAAAGAACAAATCAAGTTAGATATTCATCAAAATCATGTTCGTATTGCAGTGAAGCATGTTGAATCTATCAAGGAACAAGATGATTCAAGTCAAGTTGTTTCTCATTATGAGAGTGAACAAATTAGTGAAAGAATCATCGCATTGCCATTCCAAGCAACAACTCCAAAAGCAAAATATGAAAATGGTATTTTAACAATCCGATTTCCTAACCGAAGAAAGACAATTAAAATTGACTAA
- a CDS encoding YppG family protein, with amino-acid sequence MHFPQYPMYGPGWPMNNPQFQQMQQPQQQTQAQSQQQQQQQQTQQQSQAQQGFPQMGPNPFMPGPGMNQGPFGPYQQNPYFQGPGNMPQKPIPPFLTPFTSENGKFDINKTTKTVDQVVKTWNQAAPLVKQVGTLFGVTKQP; translated from the coding sequence ATGCATTTTCCTCAATACCCTATGTACGGACCAGGCTGGCCGATGAACAATCCACAATTCCAGCAAATGCAACAACCGCAACAACAAACACAGGCACAATCTCAACAACAGCAACAGCAACAACAAACACAACAGCAAAGCCAAGCTCAACAAGGGTTTCCACAAATGGGACCAAATCCATTTATGCCAGGGCCTGGAATGAATCAAGGACCTTTTGGACCTTATCAACAAAACCCTTATTTTCAAGGTCCAGGAAATATGCCACAAAAACCGATTCCCCCATTTCTCACCCCATTTACGAGTGAGAATGGAAAGTTTGATATTAACAAAACAACAAAAACCGTCGACCAAGTTGTTAAAACATGGAACCAAGCAGCACCACTCGTTAAACAAGTAGGGACATTATTTGGTGTGACAAAACAGCCATAA
- a CDS encoding iron-sulfur cluster biosynthesis family protein, which translates to MNIVVTENAKAYLEKNGYQKPIRVVARDTYECSTMIEFFLTLDEARAEDNIMIVGEFVFLTDKKAEDEIGDYLKIDFVDSQGLKLINRAQTLAYAQKVRG; encoded by the coding sequence GTGAACATTGTAGTTACTGAGAATGCAAAGGCCTATTTAGAAAAGAATGGTTATCAAAAACCAATTCGGGTTGTTGCAAGAGATACGTACGAGTGCAGCACGATGATTGAGTTTTTTCTTACTCTTGATGAGGCGAGAGCAGAAGATAATATTATGATTGTTGGGGAATTCGTTTTCCTCACGGATAAAAAAGCAGAAGACGAAATCGGTGATTATTTAAAAATTGATTTTGTTGATTCTCAAGGACTTAAACTGATTAACCGTGCTCAAACACTTGCTTATGCACAAAAAGTAAGAGGTTAA
- a CDS encoding DUF418 domain-containing protein, producing MVLHKENALHVQPIQQGERIHLLDSIRGVALFGILLANMLFYQEPKFISFGLSPNEWTESYNVAASWFLDLFVVGKFYPMFSILFGIGFAVFLKKAFEKGVKAKGLFAKRLTILLLFGFIHLVFIWSGDILVNYALAGFLLLLFFDLKPKTVLNWARWLFIGFAVLIGFFGIMNAALLEYFPEEIGVTTEVIHEANEVLQTGNYGEVLVFRLVNELPVVILNLILAVPMILPLFLFGLYVTKRIDIFRVQDHLDWVKSIWKKSLVWGIVFTILFAVHKGEVLPIPSFLSLGLADMFRSFSGLALCIFYMTSVTLLVQKQTWQPLFRLFSFPGKMALSNYLFQSFICVTIFYGFGFGLFAKVGPALSILFAIIIYGLQMAVSYYWLKTFQYGPFEWLWRTATYKKRQPMKVKG from the coding sequence ATGGTGTTACATAAAGAAAATGCGTTACACGTTCAACCGATTCAACAAGGGGAACGAATTCATCTTCTTGATTCAATTCGGGGTGTGGCCTTATTTGGCATATTATTAGCGAATATGTTGTTTTATCAAGAGCCAAAGTTTATTTCTTTTGGGCTAAGTCCGAATGAGTGGACCGAAAGTTATAATGTTGCAGCGTCTTGGTTTCTTGATTTATTTGTTGTTGGGAAATTTTATCCTATGTTTTCAATTTTATTTGGGATTGGCTTTGCCGTATTCTTGAAAAAAGCGTTTGAAAAGGGAGTAAAGGCAAAAGGTTTATTTGCAAAAAGACTAACGATTTTACTTTTGTTTGGCTTTATCCATCTTGTTTTCATATGGTCAGGCGATATTTTAGTAAACTATGCGTTAGCAGGTTTTCTATTACTCTTGTTTTTTGATTTAAAACCGAAAACGGTGTTAAACTGGGCACGATGGTTATTTATTGGCTTTGCGGTTTTAATTGGATTTTTCGGCATCATGAATGCAGCGCTATTAGAATATTTTCCAGAAGAAATTGGAGTAACGACAGAAGTTATTCATGAAGCAAATGAAGTGTTGCAAACAGGAAACTATGGAGAAGTTCTTGTATTTCGATTGGTAAATGAGCTTCCTGTTGTCATCTTAAATTTGATTTTAGCTGTGCCGATGATTTTACCATTGTTTTTATTCGGACTATACGTTACAAAACGCATTGATATATTCCGAGTGCAGGACCATCTAGATTGGGTAAAATCAATCTGGAAAAAAAGCTTAGTATGGGGGATTGTCTTTACCATTCTTTTTGCTGTACATAAAGGTGAAGTGTTACCAATTCCGTCATTTTTATCACTAGGTTTAGCAGATATGTTTAGAAGCTTTTCAGGTTTAGCACTTTGTATTTTCTATATGACTTCGGTGACATTGCTTGTTCAAAAGCAAACATGGCAACCACTTTTCCGTTTGTTTAGTTTTCCAGGGAAAATGGCACTATCAAATTACTTGTTTCAATCGTTTATTTGTGTCACAATTTTCTATGGGTTTGGTTTCGGCTTATTTGCGAAAGTAGGCCCTGCGTTAAGCATCCTCTTTGCGATAATCATTTATGGACTTCAAATGGCTGTTAGCTATTATTGGCTAAAAACATTCCAATATGGTCCGTTTGAATGGTTATGGAGAACAGCCACATACAAAAAGAGACAACCGATGAAAGTAAAGGGGTGA